A DNA window from Mycosarcoma maydis chromosome 12, whole genome shotgun sequence contains the following coding sequences:
- a CDS encoding uncharacterized protein (related to BAS1 - transcription factor): MAGKRNRWTRNEDEILKKAVLSSAKPRPSWAMIAKHIPGRSSKDCRKRWEHGLNQNLSRGPWSGSEDARLKAAVAEHGLHWALVATKVGKRTSDQCAKRWCDVLDPSLKKSEWTADEDSALLGLYQQLGTAWAKLATHIPGRSALSCRNRACKILVQRGEPRPGSVEAEELRLTMLAQQQPNSNPSSPLLSCSSPMSASGLSAAAITSPPQLNSQPQFIQMSDKDLNSVLPWHRSPSESVGHIYSEPGGWLPGSPGDAVLDSLLVSTPGACDDFSLGIGMAQGGSLLQTLFEPAATTSASELQFDLAPLFESASVSRDQATPVPGYIEPVDGRSDLDMIDLTSYAAPSMSSWTANESLTSSSSSTSPCTRWSTPAEDSGRLTSAKEWLSSGEAKPSPDNETSYTSRLNHMHPPLQASRATQVSARRMSLPALGQIMTMAGDPARVLQMLATEFDADRVCCRTRSTSTNADVSSKTCSGSDDACLTSRNVDSSSSSSATTWQRSYTASEASTLPVWMHTLLDTASHSTNTLETDQVISAHACQTMQHPLQLSSKPDIAMLRLPNFSGDQVWLDNSHNQHGSSRHVVELSGLVRNMADLMANMATLARAISSGGTASATNTVV, from the coding sequence ATGGCTGGAAAACGTAATCGCTGGACACGAAATGAAGATGAAATTCTTAAGAAGGCGGTTCTTTCCAGCGCTAAgccaagaccaagctggGCCATGATCGCCAAGCATATACCCGGTAGATCCAGCAAAGACTGTCGCAAGCGTTGGGAGCACGGCCTCAATCAAAATCTATCGCGAGGCCCCTGGTCAGGATCCGAGGATGCACGCCTCAAAGCAGCCGTCGCAGAACATGGACTACACTGGGCACTTGTCGCTACAAAGGTAGGCAAACGTACTAGCGATCAATGCGCCAAGAGATGGTGTGACGTTCTCGATCCCTCGCTCAAAAAATCTGAATGGACCGCTGACGAGGATTcagcgctgcttggcctcTACCAGCAGCTCGGAACGGCTTGGGCCAAACTCGCTACGCATATCCCAGGCCGAAGCGCCCTTAGCTGCCGCAATAGGGCTTGCAAGATCCTGGTCCAACGCGGCGAGCCAAGACCAGGTTCGGTCGAGGCAGAAGAGCTTCGTCTCACAATGCTggcgcaacagcagccCAATAGCAACCCATCGAGTCCTTTATTGTCTTGTTCGTCACCTATGTCCGCGTCGGGTCTATCGGCAGCCGCAATAACAAGCCCTCCCCAGCTGAATTCTCAACCACAATTCATTCAGATGAGCGACAAGGATCTGAATTCCGTCTTGCCTTGGCATCGATCGCCTAGCGAAAGTGTCGGCCACATTTATAGCGAGCCCGGCGGCTGGCTACCAGGCTCGCCAGGCGATGCAGTCCTCGACAGTCTTCTCGTTTCTACTCCTGGCGCCTGCGATGACTTCTCCCTGGGCATCGGCATGGCTCAAGGCGGCAGTCTTCTCCAGACCTTGTTCgaaccagcagcaacgacaagTGCATCAGAGCTGCAGTTCGATCTTGCTCCGCTATTCGAATCTGCATCTGTCAGCAGAGACCAAGCCACACCTGTCCCCGGATACATAGAGCCAGTCGACGGACGATCGGATCTAGACATGATCGATCTGACAAGCTATGCAGCGCCTtcaatgtcgagctggacAGCCAACGAGAGTTTGACTAGCTCTTCTAGCTCCACAAGTCCTTGCACGCGTTGGTCAACCCCAGCCGAAGACTCTGGTCGCCTCACCTCAGCAAAGGAATGGCTGTCCTCTGGTGAGGCTAAGCCGAGTCCTGACAACGAGACCAGCTACACAAGTAGGCTCAACCACATGCATCCTCCCTTGCAAGCGTCGAGAGCTACGCAAGTATCAGCTAGGCGCATGTCGTTGCCGGCGCTCGGACAGATCATGACCATGGCTGGCGACCCGGCACGCGTGCTACAAATGCTGGCTACCGAATTCGATGCTGACCGCGTCTGCTGTAGaacaagatcaacgagCACCAATGCCGACgtgtcgagcaagacgtgctctggcagcgacgacgcGTGTCTCACGTCTCGGAACGTGgactcgagctcaagctcgagcgccaCCACTTGGCAGCGCTCCTACACAGCTTCGGAGGCGTCGACACTACCAGTGTGGATGCACACACTGCTAGATACCGCCTCGCACTCGACAAACACTCTAGAGACCGACCAAGTCATCAGCGCCCACGCGTGCCAGACGATGCAACATCCGTTGCAGCTGTCGTCTAAGCCAGATATAGCCATGTTGCGCTTGCCCAATTTTTCTGGTGACCAAGTATGGCTCGACAACAGCCACAACCAGCACGGCAGCTCGAGACACGTTGTTGAGCTGTCCGGCTTGGTACGAAACATGGCAGATCTCATGGCAAACATGGCCACCTTAGCGCGTGCTATTTCGAGCGGGGGCACAGCCAGCGCCACTAACACCGTGGTCTGA